One window from the genome of Pieris rapae chromosome 8, ilPieRapa1.1, whole genome shotgun sequence encodes:
- the LOC110992157 gene encoding G protein-activated inward rectifier potassium channel 3 isoform X6: MRTDPESPASREESHLLPDEWLKVKTVPGNGNLSPGVYYPTGTKRNRSHRHGLSRRSRRRAILKNGECNILKSRLSQRRLRFLQDMFTTFVDAQWRWTLLLFTLSFIVSWLIFALIWWLIAFTHGDLEPDHLPEMQESSNWKPCVLGIYGFTSCFLFSIETQHTIGYGARTTTEECPEAIFIMCFQSIVGVTIQAFTVGIVFAKMTRPKQRTQTLLFSKHAVICQRDGELCLMFRVGDMRKSHIIGASVRAQLIRSRTTKEGEVLSHYQTELELNADGCDSNLFFIWPITMVHKINADSPFYGVSAADILQEKFEIVVVLEGTIESTGQTTQARSSYTASELMWGHRFVPLVTYNRERQGYEVDYSKFEDTMQVDTPLCSAKELDEFYGSQADHRSIESTEALVLKLPERPKEPRNPEPKAVQKDGDFTVTL; the protein is encoded by the exons ATGCGAACAGACCCCGAGTCACCTGCCAGTCGCGAGGAGTCTCATCTCCTTCCTGACGAATGGCTTAAAGTCAAAACCGTCCCCGGAAACGGAAACCTTTCCCCGGGCGTCTACTACCCCACCGGCACCAAGAG GAATCGTTCGCACAGACATGGCCTTTCAAGAAGATCTAGACGACGAGCTATACTCAAAAATGGCGAATGCAACATTCTCAAGTCGCGCCTCAGCCAGCGACGATTGCGATTCCTGCAAGATATGTTTACAACTTTTGTGGATGCCCAATGGAGGTGGACATTACTACTGTTTACACTCTCTTTCATAGTATCCTGGTTAATATTCGCACTCATATGGTGGCTGATTGCGTTTACTCATGGAGATCTAGAGCCGGACCATCTACCAGAGATGCAAGAGTCATCCAACTGGAAGCCCTGTGTCTTGGGAATATATGGATTTACATCTTGTTTCCTATTCAGTATAGAAACGCAACATACGATTGGGTACGGTGCGCGTACAACCACAGAAGAGTGTCCGGAGGCGATTTTCATAATGTGTTTCCAAAGTATAGTGGGTGTGACGATACAAGCGTTTACGGTCGGTATAGTATTTGCTAAAATGACGAGACCGAAGCAGAGGACACAGACCCTGCTGTTTTCGAAGCACGCCGTGATATGTCAGCGGGATGGTGAACTATGTCTCATGTTCCGCGTGGGAGACATGAGGAAGTCGCACATAATTGGAGCAAGCGTAAGAGCGCAACTTATTCGATCCAGAACGACCAAGGAAGGGGAAGTGCTATCCCATTATCAAACAGAGCTCGAATTGAACGCGGACGGATGTGACAGCAACCTATTTTTCATTTGGCCTATCACTATGGTTCACAAAATAAACGCGGACAGCCCGTTCTATGGCGTCTCCGCTGCGGatattcttcaagaaaagtttGAAATAGTGGTTGTTTTAGAAGGTACCATCGAGTCAACCGGGCAAACGACCCAGGCCCGGTCCAGTTATACGGCTAGTGAATTAATGTGGGGTCATAGATTTGTGCCTTTAGTGACATACAATCGTGAACGTCAGGGATACGAAGTAGATTATTCCAAATTCGAAGATACTATGCAAGTTGATACACCACTGTGTTCAGCGAAAGAACTAGACGAGTTTTATGGAAGCCAAGCGGACCACAGATCTATTG AGAGCACGGAAGCCCTGGTTCTTAAACTGCCCGAACGACCGAAGGAACCGAGAAACCCTGAGCCAAAAGCCGTTCAAAAGGATGGAGACTTCACTGTCACATTATAA
- the LOC110992157 gene encoding G protein-activated inward rectifier potassium channel 3 isoform X3, protein MEPSTSTYEMEIKKDIETDVKTKPILSAGKIFYKPGVIEEETDETSVFESSVVESPMLGFSASGLLRQHSIHPVSSLHRIPTYSSSIGQSTIYRVDSCRNRSHRHGLSRRSRRRAILKNGECNILKSRLSQRRLRFLQDMFTTFVDAQWRWTLLLFTLSFIVSWLIFALIWWLIAFTHGDLEPDHLPEMQESSNWKPCVLGIYGFTSCFLFSIETQHTIGYGARTTTEECPEAIFIMCFQSIVGVTIQAFTVGIVFAKMTRPKQRTQTLLFSKHAVICQRDGELCLMFRVGDMRKSHIIGASVRAQLIRSRTTKEGEVLSHYQTELELNADGCDSNLFFIWPITMVHKINADSPFYGVSAADILQEKFEIVVVLEGTIESTGQTTQARSSYTASELMWGHRFVPLVTYNRERQGYEVDYSKFEDTMQVDTPLCSAKELDEFYGSQADHRSIESTEALVLKLPERPKEPRNPEPKAVQKDGDFTVTL, encoded by the exons ATGGAACCTTCTACATCAACCTATGagatggaaataaaaaaagatatcgAAACAGATGTTAAAACGAAGCCAATACTCTCTGctggtaaaatattttacaaaccaGGTGTTATTGAAGAGGAAACGGATGAGACGAGCGTGTTTGAGAGTTCTGTGGTAGAATCGCCTATGCTTGGGTTCAGTGCGAGTGGTCTACTACGACAGCATTCAATACACCCAGTGAGCAGTCTTCATAGAATACCAACATACAGCAGTTCTATAGGACAAAGCACGATTTACAGAGTGGATAGTTGTAG GAATCGTTCGCACAGACATGGCCTTTCAAGAAGATCTAGACGACGAGCTATACTCAAAAATGGCGAATGCAACATTCTCAAGTCGCGCCTCAGCCAGCGACGATTGCGATTCCTGCAAGATATGTTTACAACTTTTGTGGATGCCCAATGGAGGTGGACATTACTACTGTTTACACTCTCTTTCATAGTATCCTGGTTAATATTCGCACTCATATGGTGGCTGATTGCGTTTACTCATGGAGATCTAGAGCCGGACCATCTACCAGAGATGCAAGAGTCATCCAACTGGAAGCCCTGTGTCTTGGGAATATATGGATTTACATCTTGTTTCCTATTCAGTATAGAAACGCAACATACGATTGGGTACGGTGCGCGTACAACCACAGAAGAGTGTCCGGAGGCGATTTTCATAATGTGTTTCCAAAGTATAGTGGGTGTGACGATACAAGCGTTTACGGTCGGTATAGTATTTGCTAAAATGACGAGACCGAAGCAGAGGACACAGACCCTGCTGTTTTCGAAGCACGCCGTGATATGTCAGCGGGATGGTGAACTATGTCTCATGTTCCGCGTGGGAGACATGAGGAAGTCGCACATAATTGGAGCAAGCGTAAGAGCGCAACTTATTCGATCCAGAACGACCAAGGAAGGGGAAGTGCTATCCCATTATCAAACAGAGCTCGAATTGAACGCGGACGGATGTGACAGCAACCTATTTTTCATTTGGCCTATCACTATGGTTCACAAAATAAACGCGGACAGCCCGTTCTATGGCGTCTCCGCTGCGGatattcttcaagaaaagtttGAAATAGTGGTTGTTTTAGAAGGTACCATCGAGTCAACCGGGCAAACGACCCAGGCCCGGTCCAGTTATACGGCTAGTGAATTAATGTGGGGTCATAGATTTGTGCCTTTAGTGACATACAATCGTGAACGTCAGGGATACGAAGTAGATTATTCCAAATTCGAAGATACTATGCAAGTTGATACACCACTGTGTTCAGCGAAAGAACTAGACGAGTTTTATGGAAGCCAAGCGGACCACAGATCTATTG AGAGCACGGAAGCCCTGGTTCTTAAACTGCCCGAACGACCGAAGGAACCGAGAAACCCTGAGCCAAAAGCCGTTCAAAAGGATGGAGACTTCACTGTCACATTATAA
- the LOC110992157 gene encoding G protein-activated inward rectifier potassium channel 3 isoform X1 has protein sequence MEPSTSTYEMEIKKDIETDVKTKPILSAGKIFYKPGVIEEETDETSVFESSVVESPMLGFSASGLLRQHSIHPVSSLHRIPTYSSSIGQSTIYRVDSCRNRSHRHGLSRRSRRRAILKNGECNILKSRLSQRRLRFLQDMFTTFVDAQWRWTLLLFTLSFIVSWLIFALIWWLIAFTHGDLEPDHLPEMQESSNWKPCVLGIYGFTSCFLFSIETQHTIGYGARTTTEECPEAIFIMCFQSIVGVTIQAFTVGIVFAKMTRPKQRTQTLLFSKHAVICQRDGELCLMFRVGDMRKSHIIGASVRAQLIRSRTTKEGEVLSHYQTELELNADGCDSNLFFIWPITMVHKINADSPFYGVSAADILQEKFEIVVVLEGTIESTGQTTQARSSYTASELMWGHRFVPLVTYNRERQGYEVDYSKFEDTMQVDTPLCSAKELDEFYGSQADHRSIGYMNSSSTSPGTAPDPITRMSDRLAVDALNRASLTNRPSSVKYPPDFFDAPHHTSSSSEEETMRISGKITARS, from the exons ATGGAACCTTCTACATCAACCTATGagatggaaataaaaaaagatatcgAAACAGATGTTAAAACGAAGCCAATACTCTCTGctggtaaaatattttacaaaccaGGTGTTATTGAAGAGGAAACGGATGAGACGAGCGTGTTTGAGAGTTCTGTGGTAGAATCGCCTATGCTTGGGTTCAGTGCGAGTGGTCTACTACGACAGCATTCAATACACCCAGTGAGCAGTCTTCATAGAATACCAACATACAGCAGTTCTATAGGACAAAGCACGATTTACAGAGTGGATAGTTGTAG GAATCGTTCGCACAGACATGGCCTTTCAAGAAGATCTAGACGACGAGCTATACTCAAAAATGGCGAATGCAACATTCTCAAGTCGCGCCTCAGCCAGCGACGATTGCGATTCCTGCAAGATATGTTTACAACTTTTGTGGATGCCCAATGGAGGTGGACATTACTACTGTTTACACTCTCTTTCATAGTATCCTGGTTAATATTCGCACTCATATGGTGGCTGATTGCGTTTACTCATGGAGATCTAGAGCCGGACCATCTACCAGAGATGCAAGAGTCATCCAACTGGAAGCCCTGTGTCTTGGGAATATATGGATTTACATCTTGTTTCCTATTCAGTATAGAAACGCAACATACGATTGGGTACGGTGCGCGTACAACCACAGAAGAGTGTCCGGAGGCGATTTTCATAATGTGTTTCCAAAGTATAGTGGGTGTGACGATACAAGCGTTTACGGTCGGTATAGTATTTGCTAAAATGACGAGACCGAAGCAGAGGACACAGACCCTGCTGTTTTCGAAGCACGCCGTGATATGTCAGCGGGATGGTGAACTATGTCTCATGTTCCGCGTGGGAGACATGAGGAAGTCGCACATAATTGGAGCAAGCGTAAGAGCGCAACTTATTCGATCCAGAACGACCAAGGAAGGGGAAGTGCTATCCCATTATCAAACAGAGCTCGAATTGAACGCGGACGGATGTGACAGCAACCTATTTTTCATTTGGCCTATCACTATGGTTCACAAAATAAACGCGGACAGCCCGTTCTATGGCGTCTCCGCTGCGGatattcttcaagaaaagtttGAAATAGTGGTTGTTTTAGAAGGTACCATCGAGTCAACCGGGCAAACGACCCAGGCCCGGTCCAGTTATACGGCTAGTGAATTAATGTGGGGTCATAGATTTGTGCCTTTAGTGACATACAATCGTGAACGTCAGGGATACGAAGTAGATTATTCCAAATTCGAAGATACTATGCAAGTTGATACACCACTGTGTTCAGCGAAAGAACTAGACGAGTTTTATGGAAGCCAAGCGGACCACAGATCTATTG GTTACATGAATAGTTCCAGTACATCCCCTGGAACAGCACCCGATCCAATTACCAGAATGTCAGATAGACTAGCCGTAGATGCCTTAAACAGAGCAAGTCTTACCAATAGACCGTCTTCAGTCAAGTACCCACCGGATTTCTTTGACGCTCCACATCACACCTCGTCTTCTAGTGAGGAAGAGACAATGCGTATATCAGGAAAAATTACTGCAAGAAGTTGA
- the LOC110992157 gene encoding G protein-activated inward rectifier potassium channel 3 isoform X5, translating into MRTDPESPASREESHLLPDEWLKVKTVPGNGNLSPGVYYPTGTKRFVDQRTPVPSPTNTIPNRSHRHGLSRRSRRRAILKNGECNILKSRLSQRRLRFLQDMFTTFVDAQWRWTLLLFTLSFIVSWLIFALIWWLIAFTHGDLEPDHLPEMQESSNWKPCVLGIYGFTSCFLFSIETQHTIGYGARTTTEECPEAIFIMCFQSIVGVTIQAFTVGIVFAKMTRPKQRTQTLLFSKHAVICQRDGELCLMFRVGDMRKSHIIGASVRAQLIRSRTTKEGEVLSHYQTELELNADGCDSNLFFIWPITMVHKINADSPFYGVSAADILQEKFEIVVVLEGTIESTGQTTQARSSYTASELMWGHRFVPLVTYNRERQGYEVDYSKFEDTMQVDTPLCSAKELDEFYGSQADHRSIESTEALVLKLPERPKEPRNPEPKAVQKDGDFTVTL; encoded by the exons ATGCGAACAGACCCCGAGTCACCTGCCAGTCGCGAGGAGTCTCATCTCCTTCCTGACGAATGGCTTAAAGTCAAAACCGTCCCCGGAAACGGAAACCTTTCCCCGGGCGTCTACTACCCCACCGGCACCAAGAGGTTCGTCGATCAGCGAACACCTGTGCCGTCTCCGACAAATACCATCCC GAATCGTTCGCACAGACATGGCCTTTCAAGAAGATCTAGACGACGAGCTATACTCAAAAATGGCGAATGCAACATTCTCAAGTCGCGCCTCAGCCAGCGACGATTGCGATTCCTGCAAGATATGTTTACAACTTTTGTGGATGCCCAATGGAGGTGGACATTACTACTGTTTACACTCTCTTTCATAGTATCCTGGTTAATATTCGCACTCATATGGTGGCTGATTGCGTTTACTCATGGAGATCTAGAGCCGGACCATCTACCAGAGATGCAAGAGTCATCCAACTGGAAGCCCTGTGTCTTGGGAATATATGGATTTACATCTTGTTTCCTATTCAGTATAGAAACGCAACATACGATTGGGTACGGTGCGCGTACAACCACAGAAGAGTGTCCGGAGGCGATTTTCATAATGTGTTTCCAAAGTATAGTGGGTGTGACGATACAAGCGTTTACGGTCGGTATAGTATTTGCTAAAATGACGAGACCGAAGCAGAGGACACAGACCCTGCTGTTTTCGAAGCACGCCGTGATATGTCAGCGGGATGGTGAACTATGTCTCATGTTCCGCGTGGGAGACATGAGGAAGTCGCACATAATTGGAGCAAGCGTAAGAGCGCAACTTATTCGATCCAGAACGACCAAGGAAGGGGAAGTGCTATCCCATTATCAAACAGAGCTCGAATTGAACGCGGACGGATGTGACAGCAACCTATTTTTCATTTGGCCTATCACTATGGTTCACAAAATAAACGCGGACAGCCCGTTCTATGGCGTCTCCGCTGCGGatattcttcaagaaaagtttGAAATAGTGGTTGTTTTAGAAGGTACCATCGAGTCAACCGGGCAAACGACCCAGGCCCGGTCCAGTTATACGGCTAGTGAATTAATGTGGGGTCATAGATTTGTGCCTTTAGTGACATACAATCGTGAACGTCAGGGATACGAAGTAGATTATTCCAAATTCGAAGATACTATGCAAGTTGATACACCACTGTGTTCAGCGAAAGAACTAGACGAGTTTTATGGAAGCCAAGCGGACCACAGATCTATTG AGAGCACGGAAGCCCTGGTTCTTAAACTGCCCGAACGACCGAAGGAACCGAGAAACCCTGAGCCAAAAGCCGTTCAAAAGGATGGAGACTTCACTGTCACATTATAA
- the LOC110992157 gene encoding G protein-activated inward rectifier potassium channel 3 isoform X4, with amino-acid sequence MRTDPESPASREESHLLPDEWLKVKTVPGNGNLSPGVYYPTGTKRNRSHRHGLSRRSRRRAILKNGECNILKSRLSQRRLRFLQDMFTTFVDAQWRWTLLLFTLSFIVSWLIFALIWWLIAFTHGDLEPDHLPEMQESSNWKPCVLGIYGFTSCFLFSIETQHTIGYGARTTTEECPEAIFIMCFQSIVGVTIQAFTVGIVFAKMTRPKQRTQTLLFSKHAVICQRDGELCLMFRVGDMRKSHIIGASVRAQLIRSRTTKEGEVLSHYQTELELNADGCDSNLFFIWPITMVHKINADSPFYGVSAADILQEKFEIVVVLEGTIESTGQTTQARSSYTASELMWGHRFVPLVTYNRERQGYEVDYSKFEDTMQVDTPLCSAKELDEFYGSQADHRSIGYMNSSSTSPGTAPDPITRMSDRLAVDALNRASLTNRPSSVKYPPDFFDAPHHTSSSSEEETMRISGKITARS; translated from the exons ATGCGAACAGACCCCGAGTCACCTGCCAGTCGCGAGGAGTCTCATCTCCTTCCTGACGAATGGCTTAAAGTCAAAACCGTCCCCGGAAACGGAAACCTTTCCCCGGGCGTCTACTACCCCACCGGCACCAAGAG GAATCGTTCGCACAGACATGGCCTTTCAAGAAGATCTAGACGACGAGCTATACTCAAAAATGGCGAATGCAACATTCTCAAGTCGCGCCTCAGCCAGCGACGATTGCGATTCCTGCAAGATATGTTTACAACTTTTGTGGATGCCCAATGGAGGTGGACATTACTACTGTTTACACTCTCTTTCATAGTATCCTGGTTAATATTCGCACTCATATGGTGGCTGATTGCGTTTACTCATGGAGATCTAGAGCCGGACCATCTACCAGAGATGCAAGAGTCATCCAACTGGAAGCCCTGTGTCTTGGGAATATATGGATTTACATCTTGTTTCCTATTCAGTATAGAAACGCAACATACGATTGGGTACGGTGCGCGTACAACCACAGAAGAGTGTCCGGAGGCGATTTTCATAATGTGTTTCCAAAGTATAGTGGGTGTGACGATACAAGCGTTTACGGTCGGTATAGTATTTGCTAAAATGACGAGACCGAAGCAGAGGACACAGACCCTGCTGTTTTCGAAGCACGCCGTGATATGTCAGCGGGATGGTGAACTATGTCTCATGTTCCGCGTGGGAGACATGAGGAAGTCGCACATAATTGGAGCAAGCGTAAGAGCGCAACTTATTCGATCCAGAACGACCAAGGAAGGGGAAGTGCTATCCCATTATCAAACAGAGCTCGAATTGAACGCGGACGGATGTGACAGCAACCTATTTTTCATTTGGCCTATCACTATGGTTCACAAAATAAACGCGGACAGCCCGTTCTATGGCGTCTCCGCTGCGGatattcttcaagaaaagtttGAAATAGTGGTTGTTTTAGAAGGTACCATCGAGTCAACCGGGCAAACGACCCAGGCCCGGTCCAGTTATACGGCTAGTGAATTAATGTGGGGTCATAGATTTGTGCCTTTAGTGACATACAATCGTGAACGTCAGGGATACGAAGTAGATTATTCCAAATTCGAAGATACTATGCAAGTTGATACACCACTGTGTTCAGCGAAAGAACTAGACGAGTTTTATGGAAGCCAAGCGGACCACAGATCTATTG GTTACATGAATAGTTCCAGTACATCCCCTGGAACAGCACCCGATCCAATTACCAGAATGTCAGATAGACTAGCCGTAGATGCCTTAAACAGAGCAAGTCTTACCAATAGACCGTCTTCAGTCAAGTACCCACCGGATTTCTTTGACGCTCCACATCACACCTCGTCTTCTAGTGAGGAAGAGACAATGCGTATATCAGGAAAAATTACTGCAAGAAGTTGA
- the LOC110992157 gene encoding G protein-activated inward rectifier potassium channel 3 isoform X2 yields MRTDPESPASREESHLLPDEWLKVKTVPGNGNLSPGVYYPTGTKRFVDQRTPVPSPTNTIPNRSHRHGLSRRSRRRAILKNGECNILKSRLSQRRLRFLQDMFTTFVDAQWRWTLLLFTLSFIVSWLIFALIWWLIAFTHGDLEPDHLPEMQESSNWKPCVLGIYGFTSCFLFSIETQHTIGYGARTTTEECPEAIFIMCFQSIVGVTIQAFTVGIVFAKMTRPKQRTQTLLFSKHAVICQRDGELCLMFRVGDMRKSHIIGASVRAQLIRSRTTKEGEVLSHYQTELELNADGCDSNLFFIWPITMVHKINADSPFYGVSAADILQEKFEIVVVLEGTIESTGQTTQARSSYTASELMWGHRFVPLVTYNRERQGYEVDYSKFEDTMQVDTPLCSAKELDEFYGSQADHRSIGYMNSSSTSPGTAPDPITRMSDRLAVDALNRASLTNRPSSVKYPPDFFDAPHHTSSSSEEETMRISGKITARS; encoded by the exons ATGCGAACAGACCCCGAGTCACCTGCCAGTCGCGAGGAGTCTCATCTCCTTCCTGACGAATGGCTTAAAGTCAAAACCGTCCCCGGAAACGGAAACCTTTCCCCGGGCGTCTACTACCCCACCGGCACCAAGAGGTTCGTCGATCAGCGAACACCTGTGCCGTCTCCGACAAATACCATCCC GAATCGTTCGCACAGACATGGCCTTTCAAGAAGATCTAGACGACGAGCTATACTCAAAAATGGCGAATGCAACATTCTCAAGTCGCGCCTCAGCCAGCGACGATTGCGATTCCTGCAAGATATGTTTACAACTTTTGTGGATGCCCAATGGAGGTGGACATTACTACTGTTTACACTCTCTTTCATAGTATCCTGGTTAATATTCGCACTCATATGGTGGCTGATTGCGTTTACTCATGGAGATCTAGAGCCGGACCATCTACCAGAGATGCAAGAGTCATCCAACTGGAAGCCCTGTGTCTTGGGAATATATGGATTTACATCTTGTTTCCTATTCAGTATAGAAACGCAACATACGATTGGGTACGGTGCGCGTACAACCACAGAAGAGTGTCCGGAGGCGATTTTCATAATGTGTTTCCAAAGTATAGTGGGTGTGACGATACAAGCGTTTACGGTCGGTATAGTATTTGCTAAAATGACGAGACCGAAGCAGAGGACACAGACCCTGCTGTTTTCGAAGCACGCCGTGATATGTCAGCGGGATGGTGAACTATGTCTCATGTTCCGCGTGGGAGACATGAGGAAGTCGCACATAATTGGAGCAAGCGTAAGAGCGCAACTTATTCGATCCAGAACGACCAAGGAAGGGGAAGTGCTATCCCATTATCAAACAGAGCTCGAATTGAACGCGGACGGATGTGACAGCAACCTATTTTTCATTTGGCCTATCACTATGGTTCACAAAATAAACGCGGACAGCCCGTTCTATGGCGTCTCCGCTGCGGatattcttcaagaaaagtttGAAATAGTGGTTGTTTTAGAAGGTACCATCGAGTCAACCGGGCAAACGACCCAGGCCCGGTCCAGTTATACGGCTAGTGAATTAATGTGGGGTCATAGATTTGTGCCTTTAGTGACATACAATCGTGAACGTCAGGGATACGAAGTAGATTATTCCAAATTCGAAGATACTATGCAAGTTGATACACCACTGTGTTCAGCGAAAGAACTAGACGAGTTTTATGGAAGCCAAGCGGACCACAGATCTATTG GTTACATGAATAGTTCCAGTACATCCCCTGGAACAGCACCCGATCCAATTACCAGAATGTCAGATAGACTAGCCGTAGATGCCTTAAACAGAGCAAGTCTTACCAATAGACCGTCTTCAGTCAAGTACCCACCGGATTTCTTTGACGCTCCACATCACACCTCGTCTTCTAGTGAGGAAGAGACAATGCGTATATCAGGAAAAATTACTGCAAGAAGTTGA
- the LOC110992160 gene encoding inward rectifier potassium channel 2 has product MGLYTKECDSIGDVPRTLCNCSRHIQRRRSQRARLQERVVFKSGDLNIDNSGEKKFRLFNDIVKVFIEARWRWTILYCVIACVLTWFVFAAIWWMILYLHGDLESDHLPHASNLTEWKPCVREIYNFTSIFLFSIEVQTSIGYGSRAITLECPEAMFTMCIESITGKIIQSLIIGIVFAKLTKPKNRAQTLMFSKYAIINQRDGNLCMMFRVGNTRKSRIIASNINAYLIKYVADGIDLLNYDQIKLDLKVDASDDVLFIFPLTAVHKIDKRSPFFNVSAKELLKSNVEILVVFEGTIESTGQPVQTKSSYISNEILWGRRYLEPYYYKKSKQGFVIDFSKFDETYRVNTPLCTAKELFTYYKNRSLRRLH; this is encoded by the exons ATGGGTCTGTACACAAAAGAATGCGACAGTATTGGAGATGTGCCTCGCACACTCTGCAATTGTTCCAG ACACATTCAAAGAAGAAGGTCACAACGAGCCAGGTTGCAAGAACGTGTTGTATTTAAATCAGGTGACTTGAACATTGACAATTCAggtgaaaaaaaatttcgaCTGTTCAATGACATAGTCAAAGTTTTTATAGAGGCACGCTGGCGATGGACGATTCTATACTGTGTTATAGCTTGTGTATTAACTTGGTTCGTGTTTGCTGCTATCTGGTGGATGATTCTTTACCTTCATGGTGATCTGGAGAGCGATCATTTACCCCATGCCTCAAATTTAACAGAATGGAAACCGTGCGTAAGAgaaatttataactttacgTCCATATTCTTATTCAGCATAGAAGTCCAAACGAGCATAGGTTATGGTTCAAGAGCAATCACCCTGGAATGCCCTGAAGCAATGTTCACAATGTGTATAGAAAGCATAACAGGAAAAATAATACAGTCACTTATTATTGGCATAGTATTTGCTAAGttaacaaaaccaaaaaatcGCGCGCAGACATTGATGTTTTCAAAATACGCTATCATTAACCAAAGAGATGGAAACCTCTGCATGATGTTCAGAGTAGGTAACACGAGAAAGTCTCGAATCATAGCTTCAAATATCAATGCTTATCTCATAAAATATGTAGCTGATGGCATTGACCTACTAAATTACGATCAGATAAAGTTAGACCTAAAAGTCGACGCATCCGATGAcgtattgttcatatttcccCTAACTGCCGTGCATAAAATAGACAAACGCAGTCCATTCTTCAACGTTTCAGCTAAGGAATTACTAAAAAGTAATGTAGAAATACTTGTAGTGTTTGAAGGAACAATTGAGTCCACGGGCCAACCAGTTCAAACTAAATCAAGTTACATTAGCAATGAAATACTTTGGGGAAGGCGGTATTTGGAGccttattattacaaaaaaagtaaacagGGATTTGTGATAGATTTCTCAAAATTTGACGAAACATATCGCGTCAATACTCCATTGTGCACTGCTAAGGaactttttacttattataaaaataggtcATTAAGAAgactacattaa